Sequence from the Nocardia cyriacigeorgica GUH-2 genome:
GCGCCGACGGTGTTCTTCAACCCGTCGGGTGTGTCGTCGGCGATGGCACGCCCGGCATCGATCACCGTGATGCGGGAGGCGAGTTTGTCGGCCTCCTCCAGATATTGAGTGGTCAGCAGCACCGTCGTCCCGTCGGCGACCAGCGCGCGCACCGACTCCCACACCTCGCCGCGACTGCGCGGGTCGAGACCGGTGGTGGGTTCGTCGAGGAACAGCACATCCGGCGCGAGGATCATCGACGCGGCGAGGTCGAGCCGGCGCCGCATGCCGCCGCTGTATTTGCCGACACCGCGATCGGCGGCCTCCACCAGGTCGAAGCGCTCGAGCAGTTCGGCGGCGCGGTGACGGGCGCGGCGACCGCCCAGATGGAACAGCCTGCCGAACATCTCCAGGTTCTGCCGTCCGGTCAGCACTTCGTCGACGGCCGCGTACTGACCGGTCAACCCGATCCGGGAGCGCACCTCCCGCGGCTGACGCGCGACATCCAGTCCGGCCACCGTCGCGCTGCCGCCGTCGAGCCGGATCAGCGTCGACAGGATCCGCACGGCGGTGGTCTTGCCCGCACCATTGGGTCCGAGCAGCCCGTGCACCGTGCCGCGGCGCACGCTCAGATCGAACCCGTCGAGGGCGTGTTTGTCCCCGTATCTCTTCCGCAAACCTTCGGCCACTACGGCGTATTCGCTCACACAACCCTCCGTACCCAAGCGACGAGATCAAAACTGGGTACATCGTACCCCAATACGGGTACGATGTACCCAGTTAATTTTCGAGCGTCCGGCCGGGCGATAGGGTGACGACCATGGCGAGCACGGAAACCAGCGGCAGCGGCGATATCAACCGCACCCTCGAACTGCTGTGGGAGACCGGCCCCCGGCCGAGCCGTGGCCCCAAACCGGGTCTGACGCTGGACCGGATCGTCGAGGCCGCGGTGCAGATCGCCGACGCCGAAGGCCTCGAGGCGGTGACCATGCGGCGCGTCGCCACCGAACTGGGCACCGGCACCATGACGCTGTACCGCTACCTGCCCGGCAAGGCCGAACTGCTCGACCTCATGCTCGACCGGGTCCAGCGGCCCGACCACGATCTCCCGGTCGGCTCCGGCGGGTGGCGGGCCGCGCTCGAGCACGTCGCCCGGCAGACGCTCGCGCTGTATCGCCGCCATCCCTGGTTGCTCTACGTCAACCAGGCGCGGCCCATCATGGGGCCCGGCTCCGTCGAGAGCATGGAGGTGGTGCTGACGGCGATCAAACCGATGGGACTGTCCGATGTGGAGCTGATCTCGGTGATCGTCATGATCGACAACTTCGTCGTCGGCGCCGCCCGGACCGAGGTGTTCCAGCAGGAGGCGCTGCGCACCACCGGGATGACCGACGCGGAGTTCTGGCAGGCGCAGCTACCGATGCTGGAGCGCGCAATGAACAGCGGCCGGTACCCGACCATGGCCGGGCTCGAGGAGAACGCCTTCGACCAGGACTTCGATCATTTCGGTTTCGGGTTGCGGCGGATCCTGGACGGGCTGGCGGATCTGGTGGAGGAACGCGCGCGGGGGTGACCGGCTCCGGGCCACGGTGCGGTCGATCCGGAGGGGACGCCGCAGCGTCGCCTTGCCGGCGTCAGCGGTCGGTCAGCTCGCCCGGATGGTGAGGCGACCGCGTCCGGTGACCTCGGCCAGGTGAGCGACCGCGTCGGCGAGTCGGGCGCGGGGCACGCGGGCACCGTCGAACATGGCGACCGCGACCGCGTCGTCGTCGGTGAGTTCCCAGGTGCCGGCGATCCGCCCGCGCACCACCACGATCGGCGCGATCCAGCCGGCGGTCCGGCTCACCTTCGCGCGATGGGCCGGCGGCAGCAGTTCCTGATCGCCGGTGCCCGGCCCGAGCACGTACTGGTCGAACGCGCCGAGCAGCTGCACCGAATCGTCGGGCGTGGTGGTGGCGAGTTCGTCGGCGTGCTCGGCACGCAGGTACGCGCGCCGACCGTCGATGTCGACCTCGATGAGCTCCTCCCCCAGGTCGGCGAACCAGCCGCGCACCGTGGTCTTGCGGTGCGCGCCGCGGGTGAGCCAGGCGTCGAAGGCCTCGGGGGTGGCCGGGCCGTAGGCGCCGAGGTAGGCGGTGATCGCGGTGCGGGCGGCCGCGTCGACGTCGGTCACCGGCCGCCAGCCGGGCAGGGTGGCCGGGCTGGTGAAACTCACCTTGGTGCCGCGCGCCGGGCCGTGACACAGCACCCCCTGCCAGGCCAGCGGTTTGAGCACCGCGCCCCAGCCCGAACGCAATTCGGTCTCGTGCACGGCGAAGGCGGGATCGGCGACGATCTGGTCGACCAGTTCCTCGCGGGTGAGGACCTGGGCTTCGAGCAGCTCGCCGACCTTGTCGGCCAGTGCGGCGATCTGTTCGGGAGTGGCGCCGAATGTGCGCTGCCAGGCCGGTTTTTCCCAGGTCCGCGTAGCGGCGAGCAGTGCGAGACAGGCGGCGGCCGTGTCCGGGATCATCGCGTGCAGGGTGCCGCGCATCGCCCAGGTCTTGATCAGCTCACCCTCGACGAGTGCTCTTGTGACAGCACCGGTTTCGGGTGCGCTGGTGCGCAGTGCCGCCGCGAGTTCGGCCGAGGACGCCACTTGCGCTTGCAGTCCGCACAGCCGCGCCGCGATATCGACCACGCCGACCGCCGCGCGTGGCCGCACGAACTGCCGCCGCAACCGCCAGGCGAAGACCTGATCCCAGCTCACCCGCATCCGCACACCTCTTCTGTGGCCGCCCGGCTGACCCGACCCGGCATTGCCCAGACCCTAGTCGCCGGCACCGACACATCGCCTCATCCCGCTGCGACCGCGCCAGATCTACCGACGCCGTGCTTGCCGACCACTCAGAAGACACTCACGCAGAACAGCACACACGCGCTGGCCGTCACCAATCCGCCGACGGTCGTCAGGATCACGCCGAGCAAAGCGGTTCTCGTGGTCATCCGGCGCATGGCGCCCGCAGGCGACGCCAATCGCTGGGCACGCGCCAGTACCGCTGTACTCGCGGCACCCAGCGCACCTGCGGGGGTGCGGGTACCGGCGTCGACGATGGCGAGCAGACCACCCAGCAGCGGCTCACGACCGTGCTCGCGGGCGGCGGTATCGTCGGCACACATCTCCAGTAACCGGCCGACCTCGGTCGATCCATGCCGCAGCACACCGACGCTCGGAGCCATCGCGGCAATGCCGGTGAGCGCGGCGCTCAGCACGCCGTGGCGACCGGACAGGTGGGCGCGTTCATGGGCCAGGACGGCGGCGAGCTGATCGTCGGTGAGCGCCGCCAGCGCACCGGTGGTGACGACGATGGTGTCGGGACGGCCCGGCACGGCGTAGGCCTGCGGTTGCGGCGCGTCCAGCACCACGGCGGGCAGCCCGGGCATGCGCCGGCCCACCATGCGCACCGCCCGGGCGTGTGCGCGGGTGCGCCGGCGCATGCGCAGCAGCATCCGCACGCTGCGCCACCCCAGCGCGCCGGCGGCGATCGCGACCAGCAGCGCGAGTGCGAAGGTCACCACACGGCCCGCCGGATGGTCATAGGGGTGCACCGGCATCCCGAATACCGCGTAGCAGGCGCGGATGGCTTCGTCGGAGTGGCGCCACACGGTGGCGAATTCGACCACGAACAGCGCGGCCGCCGACGTCCAGGCCAGCAGCGCGCCCGCCACCGTCACCACCCATGCCAGCACGCCGAGACGCGGCGCCGTCCCGGAACGGGTCAGCCGGCGCAGCACCGGCGGGCCGACGGCAGCCACGAGCGCTCCGTACAGCAGCAGTGCGGACGCCAGGCTCACGCGGGTCCCGGAGATTTACGCGCCGTCAGCCGCCGCAGCGCGGCGCGCAGCCCCGCCGATTCCTCGTCGCTGATCCGGTCGACGAAGTGGCTGAGCACCAGATCCGAACGCCCGCCCGAGCCCAGCGCCTCGAGCATGAGCCGGGCGCTGTGCTCCTCGCGGGTCAGCGTCGGCCAGTACCGGTAGGCCTTGCCCGCGCGTTCGCGGGCCAGCCAGCCCTTGCGATGCAAGTTGTCCATTGTGGACATGACCGTCGTGTACGCGATATCGCGGGAGGCGCACAACTCCTCGTAAATGTCACGGACGCTGGTGGTCTCGGTGTCCCGATCCCAGATCCGATCCATGATCACCGCCTCGAGATCACCGAACCCACGCACCGTGCCGACTCCCTCATCACTGGCCCGCATCCGTCTCATCGTGCGCTCAGCGTACTCGCCGAACACCCTTGCTACGTACCCGAACCGTAGATCGGCAAACGCCGGGCAGCGAAACCTGTCGGACCCGCATGCGAACATATGTTCGTGTCCGATCCCGCGCCCACCGTTTCCGGCCGGTCGGCCGAGCCCGCCCGCTCGCGCCGTCCGCGTATCGTTGCGCGGGCCGACGCCTCGATCCTGCATGCCGATCTGGACTCCTTCTACGCCTCGGTCGAGCAACGCGACGATCCCGCACTGCGCGGCAGGCCGGTCCTCGTCGGCGGTGGGGTCGTGCTCGCGGCCAGCTACGAGGCCAAGGCGCTGGGTGTGCGGACGCCGATGAACTGCGGCCAGGCGCTGCGATTGTGCCCGCACGCGGTGGTAGTGCCGCCGCGGATGTCGGCGTATGCCGAGGCCAGCACTGCGGTCTTCGAGATCTTCCGCGACACCACGCCTGTGGTGGAGGGCATCTCCATCGATGAGGCGTTCCTGGACGTGGCCGGTCTACGCCGCATCGCGGGACCGCCGCGGGGAATCGCCGAGGAGTTGCGCGCCCGGGTGCGGGCCGAGGTCGGATTGCCCATCTCGGTCGGTATCGCGCGCACGAAATTCTTGGCGAAGGTGGCCAGCGCCGTCGCCAAACCCGACGGCCTGCGCCTGGTCGAACCGGATCGGGAACTGGAGTTCCTGCATCCGCTGCCGGTCGAGCGGCTGTGGGGTGTCGGCGTGGTCACCGCGGCGACGCTGCACCAGCACGGCATCACCCGCGTCGGCCAGCTCGCCGAACTCGGCGAATCGGGTCTGCGGTCCATGCTCGGCCCCGCCGCGGCCCGGCATCTGTATGCCCTGTCATGGGCCCGTGATCCGCGCCGGGTCGAGACGGGTAAGCGCCGTCGTTCGATCGGAGCCCAGCGCGCGCTCGGCCGCCGTGCCCGCCCACCCGAAGAGCTCGCCGCCTACCTGTACGGCCTGGTCGACCGGCTGGGCCGGCGGCTGCGTGGCGCGCAGCGGGTTTGCCGAACAGTGGTGCTGCGCTTACGTTTCGACGATTTCACCCGGGCCACTCGTTCGCACACTCTCGCCGGTGCCACCGACGACACCGAAACCATCCGGTATGCCGCACGAATCCTGTTCACCGAGACCCTGCCGCTGATCCAGGAGCGCGGCATCACCCTCATCGGGCTGGCCCTGACCAATCTCGACGATGCCGACGCCGTGCAGTTGACGCTGCCGTTCGAGGCCCGCCCCACCGCGCCACTGGACGCCGCCCTCGACGATCTGCGCCGCCGTTTCGGCTCCGGCGCCGTCACCCGGGCCGCGCTACTCGGCCGCGGCGAAGGCCTGTCCGTGCCACTACTACCCGACTAAATGTTTGCTCAACGATTGCCCGCCACCGTCGTTCGTCGTATTCTGATCCCGGCAGGTTCGGGGGAAGCCGCGGCCGACGAACCGCCACACCGTCCGCCGCCGCACCGAGGAGAACCAAACCGATGCCGTACGCCATTCTCGGCTTCATCACCCTGGCCCTGTGGGTCTACTGCCTGGTCGACATCATCACCTGCCCGGATACCGGGATCCGGCATCTGCCGAAGATGGGCTGGCTGCTCGTCGTCGTGCTCATTCCCACCATCGGCGCGCTGCTGTGGTTGTTTGCCGGCCGTCCGCTGAATGAGCCGCGACTACGCTCCACCACCCGCTACGCCGAATACGACCGGCCCGGCCGCCACGTCGCCCGCAATGCCGACGACGACGAGGATTTCCTGCGCGGCCTGCGGGAACGCGCCGAATCCCAGCGTCGCGAAGCGCGCCGCCAGGAGGAGCAGCGTCAGGCCGAGGAACGTCGTCGCCACGAGGCCGGCGAACTCTGATCGCACGGGGCACCGCCGTCGATATCACCGTGCCGTGGTGGGCCGCTTGTCCATCAACCGCAGGATCAGCGGCGTGAAGATCAACTGCATGGCCAGTTCCATCTTCCCGCCCGGTACCACGATGCAGTTGGGCCGCGACATGAACGAGTCGTGCAGCATCGACAGCAGATACGGGAAGTCGATCACTTTCGGTTCGGCGAAGCGAATCACCACGAAACTCTCATCGGCCGTCGGAATCGACCGCGCGATGAAGGGATTCGACGTGTCCACGGTCGGCACCCGCTGGAAGTTGACGTAGGTCCGGGAGAACTGCGGGCAGATGTACTTCACGTAGTCGGGCATGCGGCGCAGGATCGTATCAATCACCGCCTCACTGGAATAGCCGCGTTCGGTTTTGTCCCGGATCACCTTCTGCGTCCACTCCAGATTCACGATCGGCACCACGCCCACCAGCAGATCGGTATAGCGCGCCACATCGACGGTGTCGGTGACGGCCGCACCGTGCAGTCCCTCGTAGAACAGCAGGTCGCTGCCGGGCGCAAGGTCCTCCCACGGGGTGAAGGTGCCCGCGGGCTGGCCGAAGGGTTTGGCTTCCTGCTCGTCGTGCAGATACCGGCGCACCGCACCCACCCCGGTCTGCCCGTAGTCGCGGAACAATCGCTCCAACTCGGCCAGCAGATTGGCCTCCTCCCCGAAATGGGAGAAGGTGGTGTTGCGGTTCTGCTCGGCCTCGGCCATCGCCAGCTTCATCTCGTTGCGGTCGTAGCGGTGAAACGAATCGCCCTCCACGAACGCGGCATTGATCCCCTCCCGGCGGAAGATCTCCTGGAACGTCCGCGTGACGCTGGTGGTGCCGGCACCGGAGGATCCGGTGATGGCGACGACGGGATGTTTGACCGACATGGGCCCCTCCTCGATGACCGGACAACAGAACTCGACGCCGCTACCGGCGGGCCGGACGGAACAGCGAGCGCGTCCCGAACAGCGAGGTGTCGAAGTTCGGGCCCGCATCGGGCTCACGGTGATAGCGCTCGATCCGTTCGACCTCGTTGCGGGACCCGAAGATCAACGGCACCCGCTGATGCGGATCATCGGGTGTCACCTCGAGCACCCGCGCACTACCGGTGGAGGCGGCGCCGCCGGCTTGTTCGACGATGAAGGCGATCGGATTGGCCCCGTACAGCAACGCCACCCGGCCCGGCCCGGCCGCCGGACGGGTATCGCGCGGATACAGATACACCCCGCCCCGGGTCAGGATGTGAAAGGTGTCGGCGACCAGCGAGGCCACCCAGCGCATATTGAAGTCGCGGCCACGCGGACCGTCCACGCCGTCGAGGCATTCGTGCACATACCGGCGCACCGGGCGTTCCCAGAATCGTTCGTTGGCCGCGTTGATCGCGAATCCCGAGGTGTCCTCGGGGATACGCATCTGCGGATGAGTCAGTACGAACGCGCCGATCTCCCGGTCCAGGGTGAACCCGTCGACCCCGCTGCCGGTGGTCAGCACCAGCATGGTGGCCGGGCCGTAGAGCGTGAATCCGGCGCACACCTGGCGGGTGCCGGCTTGGCAGAAGCCGTCCTCCTCGGCGCGCAGGACGCTGAATATGGTGCCCACCGGCAGATTCACGTCGATATTGCTGGACCCGTCCAGCGGATCGAAGGCGAGCAGGTACTTGCCGCGGCGGTGCCCCTGTGGGATCCGGTGCACCTGGCTCATCTGCTTCGACAACAGGGCCGACAGATGCCCGGTCCATTGCGTCTCGGTGACCATGATGTCGTTGCTGAGCGCGTCGAGCGCACGGCGCGCGGTGGGCGAGCCACTCGCCTCGGTACCGCCCCGCGTGGCCAGGATCGCGCCCCTGGTCACCTGATTGGCAATCAGCTTGGTGGCCGTCGCCACCACATTGACCAGGGCCGAGAACTCACCCGAGGAGCCGGGATGCCGATGCTCCTGCTCGATCGTGTAGCGGGTGAGGGTCTTCCATCCTTCGGGCATCGCGCTGCGCTCTCCTCATCCGCTCGATGGGTCCGCCGGGGCCGGCTCGCCGAACACACTGCTGCCGTAGACGTCCTGGTCGGTCAGCGTGATCAGATCCCCCTTGGTGAGCGGCCGACCCAGATCGACCAGCCGCCGGGCCTGGCGCAGCCGGCAGCGGTCGATCGCATTGCGCACGCTGCGCGCATTGGAGAACCGCGGCCTGCTCATCCGGACGGTCAGGTATTCGGCGAAGGCGGTGTGCGCGGCGTCATCGAACCGGAAGTTCTCCCCCGCCACCATCAACTCGGCGATCCGCAGCAGTTCGGCATGGGTGTAGTCGTCGAACTCGAGATGGTGCGCGACCCGCGACGACAAGCCCGGATTGGCGGAGAAGAACCGGTCCATCCGATCGGGATAGCCGGCGAAGATCACCACCAGACTCCCGCGCTCGTTCTCCATCTCCTGCAACAGGATCTCGATCACCTCCTGTCCGTAGTCGCGTTCGTTCTCCGGCCGGAACAAGTAGTAGGCCTCGTCGATGAACAGCACCCCGCCCGCGGCCTTGGCGAGCGCTTCCTTGGTTTTCGGCGCGGTGTGGCCGATGAACTGGCCGACCAGATCGTCGCGGGTGACGGTGTGCACCTTGGGTGCGCGCACATAGCCGAGCGCGTGCAACATCTGCGCCATCCGCAGCGCCACCGTCGTCTTCCCGGTGCCGGGGCCGCCGGTGAAGCTCATGTGCAGGGTGGGGCGCGAGGACTCCAGGCCGAACCGGGCCCGGGCGCGCTCGATCACCAGCAGGGCCGCGATCTCGCGCACCCGCCGCTTGACCTTCGTCAAACCGACCAGCTCGGCGTCCAGGGCGGTCAGCACCTGCTCGACATCCGCGGTCGCCACATCCGCGGCCAGATCGAGGACGGCGTCGGCCGCCAGCACGTCCTCCGGTTCCGCCGCAGCCGATTCCGCAGGCACCGCCCGCACCGGCCGGGAGTCCTCGACCCCCGGTCGGTGCAGCCGGAAACCGGTCGCCGTGCCCGCGCGATCAGTCGGCATAGCGGGCACCAGGGCGGGCCTCGGTGGCGTAGGAGTGCAGGCTGTAGCGCTGCCGCCGGTCCGAACCTTCGACGCGACGCAGCGCGAAACCCGGTTCGTCCGAGGGACGCTGGACCAGGAAGCTCAGCGCCGTGGTCTGCCTGCCATAGCTGGCGTCATAGGCCAGCACCCGCACGTAGTGGCGCGGAAAGGTGGCCCGGCAGGCGTTGATCTCGGCCAGCACACCGTCGGGTTCGTCGAGATCGAACAGCGGCAACCCCCACATCTCCCAGTAGGCGTTGCGCGGATGCGGATCGTCGGTGTATTCGATCGAGACCGGCCAATTGTTGAGCAGGGCATAGCGGACCTGGGCGCCGATCTCGGCGTCGGTCAGGTCGGGCAGGTACGAGAAGGCTCCGTGACGCAGATACATGGCATGTCCTCCAGGGGTTTTCGCCGCTCAATGGGTCGCCGTCGGCACCGCGTCGGGTGCGTCGGTGGAGGTGTAGTCGAAGCTGACCTCACCCCAGGTCGCCAGCGCGACGTCGAGTGGCCGGTTGACCGCGGCCGCCTTGCGTAGCACCTCCGGTCCCTCCCGCAGCAGGTCGCGACCCTCGTTGCGGGCCTGCACGATCGCTTCCAGGGCCACCCTATTGGCCTCGGCGCCCGCCGCTATTCCCAATGGATGACCGATCGTGCCGCCACCGAACTGCAAGATCACATCATCGCCGAACAGCTCGACCAGTTGATGCATCTGGCCGGCATGGATCCCGCCCGAGGCCACCGGCATGACACCGGGCAGGCTGGCCCAGTGCTGGTCGAAGAAGATGCCGTTGGCGGGCTCGGTCGCGATGACGTTCTCGCGCAGGGTGTCGTAGAACCCCTTGGTGGTGGCCGGATCTCCCTCCAGCTTGCCGACCACGGTGCCCGCGTGCAGATGATCGACCCCGATCAGCCGGCACCATTTGGCCAGTACCCGGAAACTCACCCCGTGCGTCTTCTGCCGGGTGAAGGTGGAATGACCGGCCCGGTGCAGATGCAGCAGCACGCCGTTGCGCCGCGCCCAGTGCGACATCGACTGCATGGCGGTGTAGCCCACCGTCAGGTCCATCATGATGACGACGCTGCCCAGTTCCTTGGCGAACTCGGCGCGCTCGTACATCTGCTCCATGGTGGCCGCGGTGACGTTGAGGTAATGGCCTTTGATCTCGCCGGTCTCGGCCATCGCCCGGTTCACCCCCTCCATCGCGAACAGGTAGCGGTCGCGCCAGCGCATGAACGGCTGCGAGTTGATGTTCTCGTCGTCCTTGGTGAAATCGAGTCCGCCCTTGCAGGCCTCGTACACCACCCGGCCGTAATTGCGGGCCGACAGCCCGAGTTTCGGTTTCACCGTCGCCCCGAGCAGCGCGCGGCCGTACTTGTTCAGATACTCCCGCTCCATCACCGTGCCGTGCGGCGGCCCCTGGAAGGTCTTCACATACGCGACCGGAATCCGCATATCCTCGAGCCGTAACGCCAGCAATGGTTTGAAACCGAAGACGTTGCCGATCACCGACGAGGTGAGATTGGTGATCGAACCCTCCTCGAACAGATCGAGGTCGTAGGCGACGTAGGCGAAGTACTCCCCCGGCCGGCCCGGCACCTCGTCGATGCGATAACACTTGGCCTGATACTTGCTGTGCGCGGTGAGCCGATCGGTCCACACGACCGTCCATGTGGCGGTGGAGGATTCGCCGGCCACCGCCGCGGCGGCCTCGATCGGATCCACCCCCGGCTGCGGGGTCACCCGGAACACGGCCAGCACATCGGTGTCGGAGGGCTGGTAGTCCGGTGCGTAGTACCCCATCGAGGCGTAGGACTGGACACCCGGATCCCAACGATCCCGCACGGTTTCTTCGGCCATCATTCCTCCTGCTCACGGGGGTGAACGCCTTGCGATTTCCAGGATGACGGCGCCGGACAGG
This genomic interval carries:
- a CDS encoding PLD nuclease N-terminal domain-containing protein, whose amino-acid sequence is MPYAILGFITLALWVYCLVDIITCPDTGIRHLPKMGWLLVVVLIPTIGALLWLFAGRPLNEPRLRSTTRYAEYDRPGRHVARNADDDEDFLRGLRERAESQRREARRQEEQRQAEERRRHEAGEL
- a CDS encoding DNA glycosylase AlkZ-like family protein, with the protein product MRVSWDQVFAWRLRRQFVRPRAAVGVVDIAARLCGLQAQVASSAELAAALRTSAPETGAVTRALVEGELIKTWAMRGTLHAMIPDTAAACLALLAATRTWEKPAWQRTFGATPEQIAALADKVGELLEAQVLTREELVDQIVADPAFAVHETELRSGWGAVLKPLAWQGVLCHGPARGTKVSFTSPATLPGWRPVTDVDAAARTAITAYLGAYGPATPEAFDAWLTRGAHRKTTVRGWFADLGEELIEVDIDGRRAYLRAEHADELATTTPDDSVQLLGAFDQYVLGPGTGDQELLPPAHRAKVSRTAGWIAPIVVVRGRIAGTWELTDDDAVAVAMFDGARVPRARLADAVAHLAEVTGRGRLTIRAS
- a CDS encoding AAA family ATPase, producing the protein MPTDRAGTATGFRLHRPGVEDSRPVRAVPAESAAAEPEDVLAADAVLDLAADVATADVEQVLTALDAELVGLTKVKRRVREIAALLVIERARARFGLESSRPTLHMSFTGGPGTGKTTVALRMAQMLHALGYVRAPKVHTVTRDDLVGQFIGHTAPKTKEALAKAAGGVLFIDEAYYLFRPENERDYGQEVIEILLQEMENERGSLVVIFAGYPDRMDRFFSANPGLSSRVAHHLEFDDYTHAELLRIAELMVAGENFRFDDAAHTAFAEYLTVRMSRPRFSNARSVRNAIDRCRLRQARRLVDLGRPLTKGDLITLTDQDVYGSSVFGEPAPADPSSG
- a CDS encoding class 1 fructose-bisphosphatase, which translates into the protein MPEGWKTLTRYTIEQEHRHPGSSGEFSALVNVVATATKLIANQVTRGAILATRGGTEASGSPTARRALDALSNDIMVTETQWTGHLSALLSKQMSQVHRIPQGHRRGKYLLAFDPLDGSSNIDVNLPVGTIFSVLRAEEDGFCQAGTRQVCAGFTLYGPATMLVLTTGSGVDGFTLDREIGAFVLTHPQMRIPEDTSGFAINAANERFWERPVRRYVHECLDGVDGPRGRDFNMRWVASLVADTFHILTRGGVYLYPRDTRPAAGPGRVALLYGANPIAFIVEQAGGAASTGSARVLEVTPDDPHQRVPLIFGSRNEVERIERYHREPDAGPNFDTSLFGTRSLFRPARR
- a CDS encoding BlaI/MecI/CopY family transcriptional regulator, which encodes MRASDEGVGTVRGFGDLEAVIMDRIWDRDTETTSVRDIYEELCASRDIAYTTVMSTMDNLHRKGWLARERAGKAYRYWPTLTREEHSARLMLEALGSGGRSDLVLSHFVDRISDEESAGLRAALRRLTARKSPGPA
- a CDS encoding M56 family metallopeptidase produces the protein MSLASALLLYGALVAAVGPPVLRRLTRSGTAPRLGVLAWVVTVAGALLAWTSAAALFVVEFATVWRHSDEAIRACYAVFGMPVHPYDHPAGRVVTFALALLVAIAAGALGWRSVRMLLRMRRRTRAHARAVRMVGRRMPGLPAVVLDAPQPQAYAVPGRPDTIVVTTGALAALTDDQLAAVLAHERAHLSGRHGVLSAALTGIAAMAPSVGVLRHGSTEVGRLLEMCADDTAAREHGREPLLGGLLAIVDAGTRTPAGALGAASTAVLARAQRLASPAGAMRRMTTRTALLGVILTTVGGLVTASACVLFCVSVF
- the dinB gene encoding DNA polymerase IV codes for the protein MFVSDPAPTVSGRSAEPARSRRPRIVARADASILHADLDSFYASVEQRDDPALRGRPVLVGGGVVLAASYEAKALGVRTPMNCGQALRLCPHAVVVPPRMSAYAEASTAVFEIFRDTTPVVEGISIDEAFLDVAGLRRIAGPPRGIAEELRARVRAEVGLPISVGIARTKFLAKVASAVAKPDGLRLVEPDRELEFLHPLPVERLWGVGVVTAATLHQHGITRVGQLAELGESGLRSMLGPAAARHLYALSWARDPRRVETGKRRRSIGAQRALGRRARPPEELAAYLYGLVDRLGRRLRGAQRVCRTVVLRLRFDDFTRATRSHTLAGATDDTETIRYAARILFTETLPLIQERGITLIGLALTNLDDADAVQLTLPFEARPTAPLDAALDDLRRRFGSGAVTRAALLGRGEGLSVPLLPD
- a CDS encoding daunorubicin/doxorubicin resistance ABC transporter ATP-binding protein DrrA, with the protein product MSEYAVVAEGLRKRYGDKHALDGFDLSVRRGTVHGLLGPNGAGKTTAVRILSTLIRLDGGSATVAGLDVARQPREVRSRIGLTGQYAAVDEVLTGRQNLEMFGRLFHLGGRRARHRAAELLERFDLVEAADRGVGKYSGGMRRRLDLAASMILAPDVLFLDEPTTGLDPRSRGEVWESVRALVADGTTVLLTTQYLEEADKLASRITVIDAGRAIADDTPDGLKNTVGADLIEVVAADIADLPAVAKVVARVCVGEPELDDAERRVHAPVADRVAALTEVARTLQDQGITVEDIGLRRPSLDDVFLQLTGHRAATEEVAA
- a CDS encoding phosphoribulokinase, encoding MSVKHPVVAITGSSGAGTTSVTRTFQEIFRREGINAAFVEGDSFHRYDRNEMKLAMAEAEQNRNTTFSHFGEEANLLAELERLFRDYGQTGVGAVRRYLHDEQEAKPFGQPAGTFTPWEDLAPGSDLLFYEGLHGAAVTDTVDVARYTDLLVGVVPIVNLEWTQKVIRDKTERGYSSEAVIDTILRRMPDYVKYICPQFSRTYVNFQRVPTVDTSNPFIARSIPTADESFVVIRFAEPKVIDFPYLLSMLHDSFMSRPNCIVVPGGKMELAMQLIFTPLILRLMDKRPTTAR
- a CDS encoding form I ribulose bisphosphate carboxylase large subunit — protein: MAEETVRDRWDPGVQSYASMGYYAPDYQPSDTDVLAVFRVTPQPGVDPIEAAAAVAGESSTATWTVVWTDRLTAHSKYQAKCYRIDEVPGRPGEYFAYVAYDLDLFEEGSITNLTSSVIGNVFGFKPLLALRLEDMRIPVAYVKTFQGPPHGTVMEREYLNKYGRALLGATVKPKLGLSARNYGRVVYEACKGGLDFTKDDENINSQPFMRWRDRYLFAMEGVNRAMAETGEIKGHYLNVTAATMEQMYERAEFAKELGSVVIMMDLTVGYTAMQSMSHWARRNGVLLHLHRAGHSTFTRQKTHGVSFRVLAKWCRLIGVDHLHAGTVVGKLEGDPATTKGFYDTLRENVIATEPANGIFFDQHWASLPGVMPVASGGIHAGQMHQLVELFGDDVILQFGGGTIGHPLGIAAGAEANRVALEAIVQARNEGRDLLREGPEVLRKAAAVNRPLDVALATWGEVSFDYTSTDAPDAVPTATH
- a CDS encoding TetR/AcrR family transcriptional regulator, coding for MASTETSGSGDINRTLELLWETGPRPSRGPKPGLTLDRIVEAAVQIADAEGLEAVTMRRVATELGTGTMTLYRYLPGKAELLDLMLDRVQRPDHDLPVGSGGWRAALEHVARQTLALYRRHPWLLYVNQARPIMGPGSVESMEVVLTAIKPMGLSDVELISVIVMIDNFVVGAARTEVFQQEALRTTGMTDAEFWQAQLPMLERAMNSGRYPTMAGLEENAFDQDFDHFGFGLRRILDGLADLVEERARG
- a CDS encoding ribulose bisphosphate carboxylase small subunit, with translation MYLRHGAFSYLPDLTDAEIGAQVRYALLNNWPVSIEYTDDPHPRNAYWEMWGLPLFDLDEPDGVLAEINACRATFPRHYVRVLAYDASYGRQTTALSFLVQRPSDEPGFALRRVEGSDRRQRYSLHSYATEARPGARYAD